The genomic DNA AGCCGCTGCTGCGCCTTGACCACCACGTCGGTGGGGACGGCGGAGATCCCGGCGACGGACGGCGCGACGCCGAGCACCTCGGCGAGCCGGGTGAGGACCAGCTCCGCCGACGGCGGGGTGAGGGTGTGCTGGGCCGCGCCGCTCTGCAGTGCGGCGCGGTGGAACAGACCGCGGGCCCGGTCCATCGCCATCAGGCAGGCGATCGCCATCGCGCCGGCCGACTGGCCGAAGAGCGTGACCCGGTCGGGGTCGCCGCCGAAGCGGGCGATGTTCTCCCGCACCCAGGTGAGCGCCGCGACCTGGTCCAGCAGCCCCCGGTTGGCGACCGTGCCGGGCAGGTGCAGGAACCCGTCCGCGCCGAGGCGGTAGTTGAAGGTCACCAGCACCACGCCGTCGCGGGCGAACGCGGCGCCGTCGTACATCGGCAGCGAGCCCGCGCCGTTGGTGAACGCGCCGCCGTGCACCCAGACCAGCACCGGCAGCCGCCCGCCGGTGCCGGGCGTCCACACGTTGAGGTTGAGGCAGTCCTGGCCCGTGACGACGTGCTCGCCCAGCAGCGTGTCCAGCGGCGGCGCGTACGGCGCCTGCGGCGCGCCGGCACCCCACGCGTCGCTCTCGCGGACCCCGTCCCAGGCGGCCGCGGGCTGCGGCGGCGCGAAGCGCAGCGGGCCGACCGGCGGGGCGGCGTACGGGATGTTGCGGAACAGGTGGGTGCCGTGGGCGGCGGGGGTGGCGCGGACCTCGCCGCCGGTGGTGCGCACGATCGGTTGCACGGGGTCTCCTCGGGCTTCGGGGACGGACGGCGTGTGCTCGGGGTGAGGGGGATCAGCTGCGCGGCGGGGCGGAGGCGCCGACGACGCGCAGGGCGAACTCGGCGTGGTCCCGCGCCACCCGCTCGCGGGTGAAAGCCTGGTCGGGGTCGAACCAGGCGGGCACCCGGACGCCCATCGCGCTGATCGCCCCGGCGGCGAGCAGCACGTCCGGGACGGCGAAGTCGCCCCGGGCGACGCCGTCCTCGACCACGTCCAGCAGGAACCGCCGGCAGGTGTGCCGCAGTGCGAGGGCGGGCGCGGCCCGCTCGGGGGAGAGGGCGTGGATCTCGGCGTCGGCCACCAGGGCGAGCAGCGGGAAGTCGGTGTGGATCAGCACGTGCGCCCGCACGAGGGCGGTGAGCCGCTCGGCGGGTCCGTCCCGCCCGGTCCGCGCGGCCGCCTCGGCGAGCCGGGCGTGCAGCTCCTCGTGCCCGGTGGCCACCAGGGCGGCCAGCACGTGCTCCTTGGACGGGTGGTGGGCGTACGGCGTGGCGGAGTTGATGCCCACCGCGGAGGCGATCCGCCGGATCGAGGTGCCCGCGAAGCCGGCCTCGGCGAACAGCGCGAGCGCCTCCCGGAGGATCCTCCCCCGGGTGCCCGGCGGGGTGGCCCCCTCGGGCAGGACGGGCTCCACCGCCACGACGCGGCGCGGCTCCCACCCGGGACGCTCCACCTGACCCTCCCTCAGCCGCCCGTAGTTTCCAACCGGTCGATCGGTCGACACGGTAGCGCGGAGGCCCGGTGGTGCTCCCCATCGACCCGCCCGACCCATCGACCGGTCGCGAATCCGGGAGAGTCCGGAGACCTCCCGGATGAACCCCGCGGCTCAAGGGCCCGCTGGAAAGATCCTCAGGGTGCGGGGCTCCGGTCGACCGAGTGGTACCCGTCGGCCACGACGACCGCGGCGAGGGCTCCGGTCGCCGTGCGGCCCAGCCACACGACGACCGGGCCCGCAGCGGTGAAGGCCACCAGGTCCGCGCAGTGCCGCTCGTCGCTGGAGCGCTCGAAGGCGTGGCCGGTCAGGGCCGGCCGGCCGTCGCGGGGGCGGTGCGCGGTACGGGGGCCGTGAGCATGGCCTCGGCCATCGCGGCGAGGTCGGCGAGGAACAGTGCTTCGTCGGTCAGCGGCTCCTCGTCGGAGGCGAGTTGACGGGCGCGCTCGGCGAGGGCGGTGCCGACCAGGGTGAGGGCCAGGTCGATCCGCTCCAGCCGGACGGGCCCGGGAAGGTCGGCGAGCGAGACCTCCAGCTCGGTGATCAGCCGTTGACGCCCGCTGTCAGCGAGGTGCGGGTGCGGCTCGCGGGCGCGCAGGCCGCTGCGGTGGCCGACCTGGGCGGCGATCCGCAGGCCGTCGCGGCCGCGGCCGGTGCGCAGCTCGGTCGCCTCAGCGTCGACGATCGCGGCCACCAGCTCGCCGAGGGCCCGCCCCTCCGGCTGGGGCATCCGCTCGGCGAGCGCTCGGTCGGTGCGCTCCTGGCGCTCTCGCAGCACCGCGTCCAGCAGGCCGTCGCGCGAGCCGAAGTGGTACTGGACGGCGGAGGGGTTGGACTGCCCGGCCAGCTTGACCACGTCGCGCAGCTGGGCGCCGTGCACGCCCTTGGCGGCGAACTGGTGGGCGCCGGCCCGGAGCAGTCGATCGCGGGTGGTGCTGCCACCCGCCGAGGTTCTTGGCATGGCGCTACTGTAATAATCACCATTATTAATGTCTAGTATTACGATAGGTCCACGGGTTGGTGTGCAGCCCGCCAGAGCCGCCGGAGCCGCCGCCCACAGGGCCAGGACCGCCGGCAGCGCCGGATGGAGCGCCGCCGCGACCACGCCGCGCGCCGCGGTCTGCGAGGCGCCGATCGTCCCGGAGGAGTACTCGTGGCCGAGGACGCCGATCGGCGCGCAGGTGACCGCGGAGACCAGGATGGAGAGCGGCACCCCGGCCGCCGGGGCCGCCCAGGCGGATCGGAGGGTGGTGGTCTTGAGCCACTCCGCCCTCAGCGCGTGCGCGGCCATGCGGTGCCTCCTCCGGGCGGGGGAGGGGCCGTCGGTGCGGGGTCAGGCGGGGAACTCCAGGACGCCGTCGTCGACCGGGTCGGAGAGCAGCACCTTGCGGTCGTGCTTGTAGTCCATGACCATCCGCCAGGGGAAGTCGCGGCCCTGGCGCGGCATGACGTGCTTCGCGCGCTGGATGTAGCCCGAGGAGAGCGAGTCGACCACGCCGTCACCGGTGGCGTTGGCGCCGCGGTCGACCGGCACGGCGACGGTCCGGCCGATGGTGTCCAGGTGCCGGAGCAGCCGGACCAGGTAGGCGGCGGCCAGGTCGACCTTCAGCGTCCAGGAGGCGTTGGTGTAGCCGAAGACCCACGCCAGGTTGGGGATGCCCTCCAGCATGACGCTCTTGTACGTGCAGACCTCGTGCAGGTCGCGGACCTCGCCGTCGACGCTGATCCGCGCGCCGCCGAGCGCCTGGAGTTCCAGGCCCGTGGCGGTGACCACGACGTCCGCCGCCAGCTCGCGGCCGGAGGCGAGGCGGATGCCCGTCGGGGTGAAGGTCTCGATGGTGTCGGTGACCACGGAGGCCCGGCCGGAGCGCAGCGCGGTGAACAGGTCGCCGTCGGGCACGGCGCACAGCCGCTCGTCCCACGGGTCGTACCGGGGGCTGAAGTGGGCCATGTCGAAGTCCTTGCCGACCCGGCGGCGCACCCCCGCCAGCAGCAGCCGGCGCACCGCGCCGGGGAAGCGCCGGGCGGTGCGGAACAGTACGCGCTGCATCCGGATGTTGCGGGCCCGGGTCATCCGGTGGACCAGGCCGTGCGGCAGGAACGCGCGCTGCACCGCGGTGATCCGGTCGATCGAGGGCAGCGAGAAGACGTACGAGGGGGAGCGCTGCAGCATCGTCACGTGCTCGGCGGTGCCGGCCATCGCCGGGACGAGGGTGACGGCGGTGGCGCCGCTGCCGATCACCACGACCTTCCGGCCCGCGTGGTCGAAGTCCTCGGGCCACTGCTGCGGGTGGATCCGGACGCCCTCGAAGCTCTCGATGCCGGGGAAGTCGGGCAGGTGGCCGCGGTCGTGGTCGTAGTAGCCGGTGCAGGTGACCAGGAACGAGCAGGTCCACGTCTCGCTCTCGCCGGTCGCCTCGCGCAGCGCGGTGACCGTCCACTCCCGGCGCTCGCTCGACCAGTCCGCGGCCAGCACCTTGAGGCCGTGGTGGATCGCCCGGTCGACCCCGTACTCGGCGGCCGTGGCGGCGACGTACTCCCGGATCGAGGCGCCGTCGGCGAGCACCTTCAGCTCGTCCCACGGCCGGAACTCGTAGCCGAAGGAGAACATGTCGGAGTCCGAGCGGATCCCCGGGTAGCGGAACAGGTCCCAGGTGCCGCCGATCGCCTCGCGGCGCTCCAGGATCGCGAAGTCCCGGTCCGGGAACTCCCGGCGCAGGCGGCAGGCGACGCCGATGCCGGAGAGTCCGGCGCCGATGATCAGGACGGTGGCGCGGTTCGTGGTCATGTCCATACTGTCGCGACCCCCGGGTGCGGACGTATTGTCTTTTCGCGACAGTATTTTGACATTTCCCGACAGGGGCGGCCGACAGGGGTGCGTGCGGCGGATGGGAAGCCTGATCCTGGCCACCAACCTCGACGGGTACGGCGAACTGGTCCGCGAGCTCGGCGCCGACCCGGGCCCGCTGCTCGCCCGCTTCGGCATCCGCCCCGGCATCGAACTGGTCGAGGACGCCTTCGTCCCCTTCGCCCCGTTCGCCCGGCTGCTCGACGTCACCGCCGAGGAACTCCACTGCCCCGACCTCGGACTGCGCCTCTCCGCCTGGCAGGGCCTGCGCATCCTCGGCCCCGTCGCGGTCATCGCCCGCAACTGCGACACCGTCCTCGGCGCCTTCGTCGAGATCGCCCGCTACCTGCACCTCCACTCACCGGCGCTGCGCCTGTCCGTCGCCGGGCCCGCCGACCCCGGGCACCGGCCCGGCTCCACCACCTTCCACTTCGCCGTCGAGGAACCGGGCCTGCGCTACCCCGCGCAGGCGCACGAGCTCAGCCTCGCCAACGGGTACCGGATTGGCCGCCTGCTCGCCGGCGCGGACCTGCGGGCCCGCCGGGTCGCCTTCCGGCACGCCCGGCTCGGCCCGGCCGCCGCGTACGAGGAGCTGTTCGGCGCCCCCGTGCACTTCGAGCAGGACTGGTGCGGCATCGAGATGGCCGACGCCGACGCCGCCCGGACCATCGACAACGCCGACCCCGCCACCCGCCGGATCGTCGAACGCTACCTGGAGACCGCCGTCCCGTTCGGCACCGAACTCGCCCCGCGCGTCGCCGACCTGACCCGGCGCCTGCTCCCCACCGGCACCTGCGGCGCCGACGCCGTCGCCGGACACCTCGGCCTCCACCCCCGCACCCTGCAACGCCGGCTCGCCGACGAGGGCACCACCTTCGCCGCGATCCTCGACCACGAACGGCAGCAGCAGGCCGCCCGGCTGCTCGCCAACCCCGGTCTGCGGCTCAGCCAGATCGCCGGCCTGCTCGGCTACACCGAGCAGAGCACCTTCAACCGCTCCTTCCGCCGCTGGCACGGCACCACCCCGCGCGCCCACCGCGCCCGCGGGTAGCCGCGGCGGCCCGGCGGGACGGTCTCAGCGGAGGAAGGGCAGGACGGCCCCCAGGAACGCCTGCGGATCGGTCGCGTGGACCAGGTGGCCCGCCGGGACGGTGACCAGCCGGGCGGACGGGATCCGGCGGGCGAGGTCCGCCAGGCCGTCCTGCGGGACGTGGCTGGTCGGGCCGCCCGCGACCACCAGGGTGTCCGCGGTGATCCGGGCGAGCCCGTCCAGCCAGGCGGCGGGCGGGTTGTCGATCTGCCGGCGGAGCGCCAGCACCATCTCCCAGTCGAACGGCAGCGTGCCGGCCGGCCGGGTCGGCACCGACGGCGTCCGCGGACGCGGCGGCGGCGCGTCCTCGACCACCAGCCGCCGCACCCGGCCCGGCGCGTGCTGCGCCAGCAGGTACGCGACCACGCCGCCCATCGAGTGGCCGACCAGGTCGACCCGGTCGAGACCCAGTGCGTCCAGGAGGGCGAGCACGTCGTCGCGCATCAGCTCCAGCGAGTACGCGCCGGGCCAGGCACTGCCGCCGTGGCCGCGCAGGTCGGGCGCGTACACCCGGAAGCCGCCCGCGAGCCGCGCCGACACCGTCCCCCAGTGGGCGCCGCTCTCGCCCAGCGCGTGCAGCAGCACCACCGGCGGCGCCGCGGGCGCCCCTGCGACGCGGTAGACCATGCGGACGCCGTTGACCTCGATCTCTTCCATGGGCCGACGCTACCCCGTGCGACTGACGTTGCGTCAGCGAGCGGCTACGGATCCGGATGCGGATCAGGCTTCGGTGATCGGCTCGGTCAGGCGGGCCTCGGAGGCGGTCAGCGCCCGGCGCAGCGCGCCGACTGCGACGGCGCTGTCGCCGAGGGCGGAGGCCCGGACGTTGGCCGGGACCAGGGTGAGGTGCTGCAGGTGGCGGCGGACGGGCTCGAGCAGGGTCTCGCCGGCGCGGGAGAGGCCGCCGCCGATGACGACCAGTCCGGGGTCGAGCAGCAGGACGAGCACGGACAGCCCGTGGGCGAAGCGGGCGGCGGC from Kitasatospora terrestris includes the following:
- a CDS encoding TetR/AcrR family transcriptional regulator; protein product: MAAHALRAEWLKTTTLRSAWAAPAAGVPLSILVSAVTCAPIGVLGHEYSSGTIGASQTAARGVVAAALHPALPAVLALWAAAPAALAGCTPTRGPIVILDINNGDYYSSAMPRTSAGGSTTRDRLLRAGAHQFAAKGVHGAQLRDVVKLAGQSNPSAVQYHFGSRDGLLDAVLRERQERTDRALAERMPQPEGRALGELVAAIVDAEATELRTGRGRDGLRIAAQVGHRSGLRAREPHPHLADSGRQRLITELEVSLADLPGPVRLERIDLALTLVGTALAERARQLASDEEPLTDEALFLADLAAMAEAMLTAPVPRTAPATAGRP
- a CDS encoding TetR/AcrR family transcriptional regulator, which encodes MERPGWEPRRVVAVEPVLPEGATPPGTRGRILREALALFAEAGFAGTSIRRIASAVGINSATPYAHHPSKEHVLAALVATGHEELHARLAEAAARTGRDGPAERLTALVRAHVLIHTDFPLLALVADAEIHALSPERAAPALALRHTCRRFLLDVVEDGVARGDFAVPDVLLAAGAISAMGVRVPAWFDPDQAFTRERVARDHAEFALRVVGASAPPRS
- a CDS encoding carboxylesterase/lipase family protein, producing the protein MQPIVRTTGGEVRATPAAHGTHLFRNIPYAAPPVGPLRFAPPQPAAAWDGVRESDAWGAGAPQAPYAPPLDTLLGEHVVTGQDCLNLNVWTPGTGGRLPVLVWVHGGAFTNGAGSLPMYDGAAFARDGVVLVTFNYRLGADGFLHLPGTVANRGLLDQVAALTWVRENIARFGGDPDRVTLFGQSAGAMAIACLMAMDRARGLFHRAALQSGAAQHTLTPPSAELVLTRLAEVLGVAPSVAGISAVPTDVVVKAQQRLRTEVAAHPDPARWGEAALNMMPFEPVVDGEVLPVDPLEAVGSGASAGIDLLVGTTTEEFRLFLVPTGLIDLLPEAAPAVTAQRYGLPQEALDAYRAALPDGSAGDLAAAVATDWFYRIPALRLAEAHTGAAYVYEFGWRSPAYGGALGACHAVEVPFVFDTLREAGTDLLLGERPPQPLADALHRAWTAFATDGDPGWPTYEPGARATMCFGERSAVEHDPRPELRELWDGVR
- a CDS encoding AraC family transcriptional regulator; the protein is MGSLILATNLDGYGELVRELGADPGPLLARFGIRPGIELVEDAFVPFAPFARLLDVTAEELHCPDLGLRLSAWQGLRILGPVAVIARNCDTVLGAFVEIARYLHLHSPALRLSVAGPADPGHRPGSTTFHFAVEEPGLRYPAQAHELSLANGYRIGRLLAGADLRARRVAFRHARLGPAAAYEELFGAPVHFEQDWCGIEMADADAARTIDNADPATRRIVERYLETAVPFGTELAPRVADLTRRLLPTGTCGADAVAGHLGLHPRTLQRRLADEGTTFAAILDHERQQQAARLLANPGLRLSQIAGLLGYTEQSTFNRSFRRWHGTTPRAHRARG
- a CDS encoding alpha/beta hydrolase, with amino-acid sequence MEEIEVNGVRMVYRVAGAPAAPPVVLLHALGESGAHWGTVSARLAGGFRVYAPDLRGHGGSAWPGAYSLELMRDDVLALLDALGLDRVDLVGHSMGGVVAYLLAQHAPGRVRRLVVEDAPPPRPRTPSVPTRPAGTLPFDWEMVLALRRQIDNPPAAWLDGLARITADTLVVAGGPTSHVPQDGLADLARRIPSARLVTVPAGHLVHATDPQAFLGAVLPFLR
- a CDS encoding NAD(P)/FAD-dependent oxidoreductase, whose translation is MTTNRATVLIIGAGLSGIGVACRLRREFPDRDFAILERREAIGGTWDLFRYPGIRSDSDMFSFGYEFRPWDELKVLADGASIREYVAATAAEYGVDRAIHHGLKVLAADWSSERREWTVTALREATGESETWTCSFLVTCTGYYDHDRGHLPDFPGIESFEGVRIHPQQWPEDFDHAGRKVVVIGSGATAVTLVPAMAGTAEHVTMLQRSPSYVFSLPSIDRITAVQRAFLPHGLVHRMTRARNIRMQRVLFRTARRFPGAVRRLLLAGVRRRVGKDFDMAHFSPRYDPWDERLCAVPDGDLFTALRSGRASVVTDTIETFTPTGIRLASGRELAADVVVTATGLELQALGGARISVDGEVRDLHEVCTYKSVMLEGIPNLAWVFGYTNASWTLKVDLAAAYLVRLLRHLDTIGRTVAVPVDRGANATGDGVVDSLSSGYIQRAKHVMPRQGRDFPWRMVMDYKHDRKVLLSDPVDDGVLEFPA